Proteins from a genomic interval of Nocardioides jishulii:
- the trxB gene encoding thioredoxin-disulfide reductase, which produces MSDQPRNVIIIGSGPSGYTAAVYAARANLEPLVFEGSVTAGGALMNTTEVENFPGFRDGIMGPALMDEMRAQAERFGAELVTDDVVEVDLTGDVKVVKTYDKTYTARSVILATGSAYRKLGLPREDELSGRGVSWCATCDGFFFRDKVIAVVGGGDSAVEEATFLTRFASKVYLLHRREELRASKVMQERAFADPKLEIVWNSEVAEIHGEQSLEKITLRDTVTGDLKDLEISGLFIAIGHDPRSELVKGQVDLDDEGYVKVASPSTATNLAGVFAAGDLVDHTYQQAITAAGTGCAAALDAERYIAALDHSASTSGSSHLYLPSKHGHLPSG; this is translated from the coding sequence ATGTCCGACCAGCCACGCAACGTGATCATCATCGGCTCCGGCCCGTCGGGCTACACCGCCGCCGTGTACGCCGCCCGCGCCAACCTGGAGCCCTTGGTCTTCGAAGGGTCCGTCACCGCCGGGGGCGCGCTGATGAACACCACCGAGGTCGAGAACTTCCCGGGCTTCCGCGACGGCATCATGGGCCCGGCCCTGATGGACGAGATGCGCGCCCAGGCCGAGCGCTTCGGCGCCGAGCTGGTCACCGACGACGTGGTCGAGGTCGACCTCACCGGTGACGTCAAGGTCGTGAAGACCTACGACAAGACCTACACCGCGCGCTCGGTGATCCTCGCCACCGGTTCTGCCTACCGCAAGCTCGGCCTGCCCCGTGAGGACGAGCTGTCGGGCCGCGGCGTCTCGTGGTGCGCGACCTGCGACGGCTTCTTCTTCCGCGACAAGGTGATCGCCGTCGTCGGTGGCGGTGACTCCGCCGTCGAGGAGGCCACCTTCCTCACGCGCTTCGCCTCGAAGGTCTACCTGCTGCACCGCCGCGAGGAGCTCCGCGCCTCCAAGGTCATGCAGGAGCGCGCCTTCGCCGACCCCAAGCTCGAGATCGTCTGGAACTCCGAGGTCGCCGAGATCCACGGCGAGCAGTCGCTGGAGAAGATCACCCTGCGCGACACCGTCACGGGCGACCTCAAGGACCTCGAGATCTCTGGTCTCTTCATCGCCATCGGTCACGACCCGCGCTCCGAGCTGGTCAAGGGTCAGGTCGACCTCGACGACGAGGGCTACGTGAAGGTCGCCTCGCCCTCCACGGCCACCAACCTGGCCGGCGTCTTCGCTGCCGGCGACCTGGTCGACCACACCTACCAGCAGGCCATCACCGCCGCCGGGACCGGTTGCGCCGCGGCCCTGGACGCCGAGCGCTACATCGCGGCGCTCGACCACTCCGCTTCGACCTCCGGGTCAAGCCATCTGTACCTGCCTTCAAAGCACGGACACCTGCCCTCTGGGTAG
- a CDS encoding arsenate reductase ArsC, whose amino-acid sequence MTTVPEVLFVCVHNAGRSQMAAGFLRHHGGDRVLVRSAGSAPAETINPAAVEAMAEVGIDITAEVPTKLLTEDVAASDVVITMGCGDACPIFPGKRYEDWALVDPAGKGIEAVRPIRDEIEARVKTLLAEIAPV is encoded by the coding sequence ATGACCACCGTGCCCGAAGTCCTCTTCGTCTGCGTCCACAACGCCGGCCGTTCCCAGATGGCCGCCGGCTTCCTGCGCCACCACGGCGGGGATCGTGTCCTCGTCCGTTCGGCAGGCTCAGCCCCCGCGGAGACGATCAACCCCGCCGCAGTCGAGGCGATGGCCGAGGTCGGCATCGACATCACCGCCGAGGTTCCCACCAAACTCCTCACCGAGGACGTGGCCGCCTCGGACGTTGTCATCACCATGGGCTGCGGCGATGCCTGCCCCATCTTCCCCGGCAAGCGCTACGAGGACTGGGCCCTCGTTGATCCGGCGGGCAAGGGCATCGAAGCCGTACGTCCCATCCGCGACGAGATCGAAGCCCGCGTCAAGACGCTACTGGCGGAGATCGCACCCGTCTGA
- a CDS encoding ArsR/SmtB family transcription factor produces the protein MSKSECAPTDALECCTSLAAEPIDAEQAETIAPLLKALGDPARLRLMSLILSHEGGEACVCDLLPCFDLSQPTISHHLKVLHDVGLVSRERRGTWVYYSARPGALSALGSLFDVAVPA, from the coding sequence ATGTCGAAATCAGAGTGTGCGCCGACCGACGCGCTCGAATGCTGCACGTCACTTGCGGCAGAACCGATCGATGCCGAACAGGCCGAGACGATCGCTCCCTTGCTGAAGGCGCTCGGCGACCCGGCCCGTCTGCGGTTGATGTCGTTGATCCTCTCGCACGAGGGGGGAGAGGCATGCGTCTGCGACCTGTTGCCCTGCTTCGACCTGTCCCAGCCCACGATCAGCCATCACCTCAAGGTGTTGCATGACGTGGGCCTGGTGAGCCGAGAGCGTCGCGGCACTTGGGTCTACTACTCCGCGCGTCCGGGGGCGCTGAGTGCCCTGGGCAGTTTGTTCGACGTGGCGGTGCCGGCATGA
- the arsB gene encoding ACR3 family arsenite efflux transporter has product MSVQTSPASAAGLERLSTLDRLLPVWIAIAMVTGLGLGRLVPGLDEALAAVEIGKVSIVIALGLLVMMYPVLAKVRYDELGHVTADKRLLWSSILLNWVLGPALMFALAWLLLPDLPEYRTGLIIVGLARCIAMVMIWNDMACGDREAATVLVASNSVFQIIAFGALGWFYLDLLPTWLGLGDGETLDVSAWDITKSVLIFLGIPLVAGFLTRFFGERAKGREWYEDAFLPRIGPVALYGLLFTIVVLFALQGDAITSQPLDVARIALPLLAYFTVMWIGGFALGRAIGLGYERTTSLAFTAAGNNFELAIAVAIGVFGVTSGQALAGVVGPLIEVPVLVGLVYVSLWARRRYFPSAPAMESR; this is encoded by the coding sequence ATGAGTGTCCAGACCTCTCCAGCGTCGGCGGCAGGCCTGGAGCGACTGTCCACCCTTGACCGTCTGCTCCCCGTGTGGATCGCGATCGCGATGGTCACCGGACTGGGACTGGGCCGTCTCGTGCCGGGTCTGGACGAAGCCCTGGCCGCAGTTGAGATCGGGAAGGTCTCGATCGTCATCGCACTGGGCCTGCTCGTGATGATGTACCCGGTGTTGGCGAAGGTCCGGTACGACGAACTCGGCCACGTCACCGCTGACAAGCGGCTGCTGTGGAGTTCGATCCTGCTCAACTGGGTCCTCGGCCCGGCACTCATGTTTGCTCTGGCCTGGCTGCTGTTGCCAGACCTCCCGGAGTACCGCACCGGTCTGATCATCGTCGGCTTGGCCCGCTGCATCGCGATGGTGATGATCTGGAATGACATGGCCTGCGGTGACCGCGAAGCCGCGACGGTGCTGGTCGCGAGCAACTCCGTCTTCCAGATCATCGCGTTCGGTGCACTGGGCTGGTTCTACCTCGACCTGTTGCCGACCTGGCTGGGCCTGGGCGACGGAGAGACGCTGGACGTCTCGGCGTGGGACATCACCAAGTCCGTGCTGATCTTCCTCGGTATCCCTTTGGTGGCCGGCTTCCTCACCCGCTTCTTCGGGGAGCGGGCCAAGGGCCGGGAGTGGTACGAGGACGCCTTCCTGCCGCGAATCGGGCCGGTGGCCCTGTACGGGCTGCTCTTCACCATCGTCGTGCTCTTCGCCTTGCAGGGCGACGCGATCACCTCCCAGCCGCTCGATGTGGCCCGGATCGCGCTGCCGCTGCTGGCCTACTTCACCGTGATGTGGATCGGCGGCTTCGCCCTGGGACGCGCGATCGGCCTGGGTTACGAACGGACCACCTCGCTGGCCTTCACCGCGGCTGGCAACAACTTCGAGCTCGCGATCGCCGTGGCCATCGGCGTTTTCGGGGTCACCTCCGGCCAGGCCCTGGCCGGTGTCGTGGGGCCACTGATCGAGGTACCCGTCCTCGTCGGACTCGTGTACGTGTCGCTGTGGGCCCGCCGCCGCTACTTTCCTTCGGCCCCGGCGATGGAGAGCCGATGA